From the Hevea brasiliensis isolate MT/VB/25A 57/8 chromosome 15, ASM3005281v1, whole genome shotgun sequence genome, one window contains:
- the LOC110669430 gene encoding GDSL esterase/lipase At4g16230 isoform X1 — protein MRFSTLLISFLAYSSFLLLVVFLVIKEGNPEIGWRKYFLNCPSSEFFSLSLQMSFVSNRRRVIGITSQVLTILVLSEICIAIDIPANFVFGDSLVDAGNNNYIVTLSKANYVPNGIDFGRPTGRYTNGRTIVDIIGQEFSFEDFTPPYLAPTTVGSVVLRGVNYASGGGGILNHTGELFGGRINLDPQIDNFANTRQDIISRIGAPAALNLFRRALFSVTIGSNDFINNYFTPVVSVPEQKLIPGQLFVGTMIARFRLQLTRLYNLGARKIVVANVGPIGCIPYERDTNPSSGDNCVVFQNQLVQLYNTQLKSLISELSASLEGSIFIYADVYRIVEDILQNYKSYGFENANTSCCYAAGRFGGLLPCGPTSKVCVDRSKYVFWDPYHPSDAANVIIARRLTDGDLNDISPMNIRQLSAV, from the exons ATGAGATTTAGCACGTTGTTGATTAGTTTTCTAGCTTATAGCTCCTTTTTGTTGTTAGTTGTGTTCTTGGTTATTAAAGAAGGGAACCCAGAGATTGGATGGcggaaatattttttaaattgcccttcttctgaatttttttccctttctttgcAAATGAGTTTCGTTTCAAACAGAAGAAGAGTCATCGGGATCACATCTCAAGTACTGACCATCTTGGTGTTGTCGGAGATCTGCATCGCAATCGATATTCCTGCTAATTTTGTTTTTGGTGACTCCCTAGTCGATGCTGGAAACAACAACTATATTGTAACACTCTCAAAGGCTAATTATGTCCCTAATGGGATTGATTTCGGCAGGCCAACGGGACGATACACCAATGGCAGAACCATTGTTGACATTATAG GTCAAGAATTCAGTTTTGAAGATTTCACTCCTCCTTATCTGGCTCCCACAACAGTAGGATCTGTGGTTCTGAGGGGTGTCAATTACGCTTCCGGTGGAGGTGGAATTCTTAATCACACTGGAGAACTTTTT GGTGGTCGAATTAACCTGGACCCGCAGATTGATAATTTCGCAAACACCAGGCAAGACATAATCTCAAGAATTGGTGCGCCTGCAGCCCTAAATCTTTTTCGAAGGGCTCTCTTCTCCGTTACAATTGGCTCGAAcgatttcattaataactacttCACACCTGTGGTCTCAGTTCCCGAGCAAAAGTTAATTCCTGGACAGTTGTTTGTGGGCACCATGATAGCAAGATTCAGACTACAACTAACG AGATTATACAATTTGGGTGCTAGAAAAATTGTTGTGGCAAACGTGGGTCCTATTGGGTGCATACCATATGAGAGAGACACAAATCCTTCTTCAGGAGACAATTGTGTTGTTTTTCAGAATCAGCTAGTTCAGCTATACAACACACAGTTGAAAAGCCTAATCTCAGAGCTTAGTGCAAGCTTGGAGGGATCGATTTTCATCTATGCAGATGTTTATCGCATTGTAGAAGACATCCTGCAAAATTACAAGTCATATG GTTTTGAGAATGCAAATACATCATGCTGCTACGCTGCTGGGAGATTCGGTGGTCTGTTACCATGTGGTCCAACGTCTAAAGTTTGTGTAGACAGATCCAAGTATGTTTTCTGGGATCCATACCATCCTTCTGATGCTGCTAATGTCATCATAGCGAGGCGCCTAACGGACGGTGACTTGAATGACATTTCACCAATGAACATTCGTCAACTCTCTGCAGTTTGA
- the LOC110669430 gene encoding GDSL esterase/lipase At4g16230 isoform X2, translated as MRFSTLLISFLAYSSFLLLVVFLVIKEGNPEIGWRKYFLNCPSSEFFSLSLQMSFVSNRRRVIGITSQVLTILVLSEICIAIDIPANFVFGDSLVDAGNNNYIVTLSKANYVPNGIDFGRPTGRYTNGRTIVDIIGQEFSFEDFTPPYLAPTTVGSVVLRGVNYASGGGGILNHTGELFGGRINLDPQIDNFANTRQDIISRIVPEQKLIPGQLFVGTMIARFRLQLTRLYNLGARKIVVANVGPIGCIPYERDTNPSSGDNCVVFQNQLVQLYNTQLKSLISELSASLEGSIFIYADVYRIVEDILQNYKSYGFENANTSCCYAAGRFGGLLPCGPTSKVCVDRSKYVFWDPYHPSDAANVIIARRLTDGDLNDISPMNIRQLSAV; from the exons ATGAGATTTAGCACGTTGTTGATTAGTTTTCTAGCTTATAGCTCCTTTTTGTTGTTAGTTGTGTTCTTGGTTATTAAAGAAGGGAACCCAGAGATTGGATGGcggaaatattttttaaattgcccttcttctgaatttttttccctttctttgcAAATGAGTTTCGTTTCAAACAGAAGAAGAGTCATCGGGATCACATCTCAAGTACTGACCATCTTGGTGTTGTCGGAGATCTGCATCGCAATCGATATTCCTGCTAATTTTGTTTTTGGTGACTCCCTAGTCGATGCTGGAAACAACAACTATATTGTAACACTCTCAAAGGCTAATTATGTCCCTAATGGGATTGATTTCGGCAGGCCAACGGGACGATACACCAATGGCAGAACCATTGTTGACATTATAG GTCAAGAATTCAGTTTTGAAGATTTCACTCCTCCTTATCTGGCTCCCACAACAGTAGGATCTGTGGTTCTGAGGGGTGTCAATTACGCTTCCGGTGGAGGTGGAATTCTTAATCACACTGGAGAACTTTTT GGTGGTCGAATTAACCTGGACCCGCAGATTGATAATTTCGCAAACACCAGGCAAGACATAATCTCAAGAATTG TTCCCGAGCAAAAGTTAATTCCTGGACAGTTGTTTGTGGGCACCATGATAGCAAGATTCAGACTACAACTAACG AGATTATACAATTTGGGTGCTAGAAAAATTGTTGTGGCAAACGTGGGTCCTATTGGGTGCATACCATATGAGAGAGACACAAATCCTTCTTCAGGAGACAATTGTGTTGTTTTTCAGAATCAGCTAGTTCAGCTATACAACACACAGTTGAAAAGCCTAATCTCAGAGCTTAGTGCAAGCTTGGAGGGATCGATTTTCATCTATGCAGATGTTTATCGCATTGTAGAAGACATCCTGCAAAATTACAAGTCATATG GTTTTGAGAATGCAAATACATCATGCTGCTACGCTGCTGGGAGATTCGGTGGTCTGTTACCATGTGGTCCAACGTCTAAAGTTTGTGTAGACAGATCCAAGTATGTTTTCTGGGATCCATACCATCCTTCTGATGCTGCTAATGTCATCATAGCGAGGCGCCTAACGGACGGTGACTTGAATGACATTTCACCAATGAACATTCGTCAACTCTCTGCAGTTTGA
- the LOC110644908 gene encoding probable pectinesterase 67, whose product MMPVSYASPFMFLQAINVGLATVLAIAISVSGKPNGLLAQNVIDAPLLTQKIGTNHTIKVDINGQGDFTSIQEAVNAVPDNNSNWIIIHVRKGVYREKVRIPKEKPYIFMRGNGKGRTHLLWSMSSVDNYASATFIVESPHFIAFGISFKNEAPTGEAFTSQNQSVAAFVGADKVAFYHCAFYSTHNTLFDYKGRHYYDSCYVQGSIDFIFGRARSIFHSCELFVIADMRVKILGSITAHNRESDDDSGFVFVKGKVYGVGHVFLGRAKGAYSRTVFANTYLSNAIAPQGWTNWSYIGSTENIFQAEYKCQGPGAYPANRAKWAKQLTDEEAQQFLSIDFIDGQEWLPVWL is encoded by the exons ATGATGCCTGTGTCCTATGCGTCTCCTTTTATGTTCCTTCAGGCAATCAACGTTGGGTTGGCAACCGTTTTAGCCATAGCCATCTCCGTTTCAGGCAAACCCAATGGCTTGTTGGCGCAGAACGTAATAGATGCTCCTTTATTGACGCAAAAAATTGGCACAAATCACACCATCAAGGTCGATATTAATGGCCAGGGAGATTTCACCTCTATCCAAGAAGCCGTTAATGCGGTTCCTGACAACAATTCTAATTGGATTATCATCCATGTAAGGAAAGGAGTGTACAG AGAAAAGGTGCGCATTCCAAAGGAGAAACCTTATATATTCATGAGAGGGAATGGAAAAGGAAGGACACACCTTCTCTGGTCCATGAGCTCTGTTGATAATTATGCGTCTGCCACATTTATCGTAGAATCCCCCCACTTCATTGCTTTTGGTATCAGTTTCAAG AACGAGGCTCCCACTGGGGAAGCTTTTACCTCGCAGAACCAGTCGGTGGCGGCATTTGTGGGTGCAGACAAGGTTGCATTCTACCACTGTGCATTCTACAGCACTCACAACACTTTATTTGATTATAAAGGCAGACACTACTATGACAGCTGCTACGTACAGGGTTCAATTGATTTCATCTTTGGACGTGCAAGGTCCATTTTCCAT AGCTGCGAGCTCTTTGTGATTGCAGACATGAGGGTAAAAATTCTTGGGTCCATCACCGCCCATAACAGGGAATCAGACGATGATAGTGGATTTGTTTTTGTTAAAGGGAAGGTTTACGGTGTCGGTCATGTTTTTTTGGGAAGAGCTAAAGGTGCCTATTCTAGGACTGTTTTTGCAAATACCTACCTTTCAAATGCCATTGCACCACAAGGCTggaccaattggagctacattgGCAGCACAGA GAATATTTTCCAAGCAGAATACAAATGCCAGGGACCAGGAGCCTATCCAGCCAATCGTGCTAAGTGGGCGAAACAACTCACAGATGAAGAAGCCCAACAATTCTTGTCCATTGATTTCATAGATGGCCAGGAATGGCTGCCAGTTTGGCTGTGA